In the Prochlorococcus marinus CUG1438 genome, AATTTTCCCTTGAGAATCTAAAAGTATTGCACCATCAGCCATAGTAGCTATTAGTGATTGCTGCTTTATTTGAGCGGCTTTTAGCTCTTCAATATTTGCTTCGTCATAATTTTCTAATTGAGTAGCCATTCGATTAAATCCGTTTAAAAGCTCTCCCAGATCTCCTGTCATAGGCAAAGAAATTCTAGATTTAAAGTTTCCTTTTGAAATTTCTCTAACACCTCTTACTAACTCCCTTACTGGCCTTGTAATTGTAAGTGCATTGAATACAGCTCCAAGTATGACTAAAACCCAAATTGAGATAAAAACTGCAATAGTCACTTCTCTTGTTAAAGCCGCACTGGCTAAAGCTTTCTTATTTGGGGTAACTCCTAAAGCTAGAGTTCCAAGATATTTACCTTTCCATAGCATCGGTACAAAAACATCTGTAACTTGACCCTGAGGTGTAACGTGCTGCCTGACTAGTGGAAATTGTGGTCTTTTCTTTAATTCTGATGGTAATTTTAATCTTCTGGTGAGCTGAAACTGACTATCTGAACTTGTAGGAGTTGCACTTATTGGTATTCCAAGTTGCACTATATCTTCGGCGTCCGTAAAAAATATGTAGCGTAAATTTCGACTTGATCTCCAGAATTTTTCAGCTACATTCGAGATTTCTTTTTTTTGATTATTAGCAACTAATTCTGTGACGTTTCCCGATAGCAATAATCCAAGATCTCGAGCATATCTTGTATCATTCATTCCAGCATCTCGTTGAATGCTATTTAATGCAAAAAAAGTTATTCCTGTCATTAAGAGACTTACAACAAGGGTGGCTATTGCTAATAATTTTGTTCTTAAACTAAATCCACTCCACCAAGTAAGTAGTCTATTAATCCAATAATTATTGTTGATATTTTCAATATTAATAATTTTATAATCTCTATTTTCTTGATTATTTGTATCGGCCATGGACTTAATTCTCCTTTAAAAAGTTTTTTCTCACTTGATGACCAATATCATTTCTAAAGTAAATACCATCAAAATTTATTTCTTTTAAATTTTTGTATGCTTTTTCGAAAGCTATATCAAAATCTTTGTCTTGACAGACAATGCTTAATACTCTTCCTCCATTAGTCAATAATTCTCCACTTTTACTAAGAGAAGTACCAGAGTCGAAAATTTGACAATCACTTGAGTCAATGTTTCCTATTTTTATTGGAAAGCCAGTTTTATATTCGTTAGGGTAACCTTCTGAAGTCGCTATTACACAACCACTAACTTTATCGAAAGTATCAATTTTTTCATCACCTGTTAAATTTCCCATAGAGCATTTTTCTAGAAGAAATACAAAATTTTTATCCATCAAAGGCATTATTGTTTGGCATTCTGGATCGCCAAATCTACAATTATATTCTATAACTTTGGGCCCAGATTCTGTGATCATTAATCCAAAATAAATTACACCTTTATAATCAATATTTTTTCTATTTAGTTCAACTATTGTAGGTTCTATTATTTCTTTGATAATTCTATCAAGGTAATCTTTTGTTATTAGTGGGGCGGGAGAATAAGCCCCCATGCCCCCAGTATTTGGACCTTTATCATTCTCTTCGAGACGTTTGTGATCTTGGGCGGTTGGAAGTAAT is a window encoding:
- the purD gene encoding phosphoribosylamine--glycine ligase — translated: MSINTTSSKNLIRLENILIIGNGGRENSLAWAIQKNELVNKVYLIPGNAGSERINKCERIKFDINNKDELVQKLEFLKIDLIIIGPEIPLANGLADFLRKKDFKVFGPGKNGAKLEYSKSWAKEFMKDANIPTAKFWKVNSLQEAKQIIHSSPSPLVVKADGLASGKGVFIPNSKDECCKAAESIFNGKFGDSGNVVVLEEKIQGPEVSVFALCDGERYLLLPTAQDHKRLEENDKGPNTGGMGAYSPAPLITKDYLDRIIKEIIEPTIVELNRKNIDYKGVIYFGLMITESGPKVIEYNCRFGDPECQTIMPLMDKNFVFLLEKCSMGNLTGDEKIDTFDKVSGCVIATSEGYPNEYKTGFPIKIGNIDSSDCQIFDSGTSLSKSGELLTNGGRVLSIVCQDKDFDIAFEKAYKNLKEINFDGIYFRNDIGHQVRKNFLKEN